From a single Triplophysa rosa linkage group LG17, Trosa_1v2, whole genome shotgun sequence genomic region:
- the LOC130568187 gene encoding serine/threonine-protein kinase pim-2-like, translating into MLDWFEENNQLIIVMGLPNPCRSLESFMSDHKEGLNETLARDIMRQAVTAAEFSIARCVCHCSLTMSNVLIDTEKLQIKFIGFTCSKLISARKKPDDIYCDRAHAVAHTVLGLGKLLRDLVRGHHIKLDGLRLSEGKRTALTKNNC; encoded by the exons ATGTTGGACTGGTTCGAGGAAAACAACCAGCTGATCATCGTTATGGGATTACCGAATCCCTGCAGAAGCTTGGAGAGTTTCATGTCTGATCATAAAGAAGGTCTGAATGAAACTCTGGCACGTGATATCATGCGCCAAGCAGTAACTGCAGCCGAATTCTCCATCGCCCGCTGTGTCTGCCATTGCAGCTTGACAATGAGTAACGTCCTGATCGATACTGAGAAGCTGCAGATCAAATTTATTGGTTTTACATGCAGCAAGCTCATCTCAGCTCGTAAGAAACCGGACGATATTTACTGCG ACCGAGCTCACGCGGTTGCACATACGGTCTTAGGCCTGGGTAAATTGCTGCGGGACTTAGTGCGTGGTCATCACATAAAGCTTGACGGCCTAAGATTATCTGAAGGTAAGAGAACAGCACTAACAAAAAATAACTGTTAA